A genomic stretch from Erigeron canadensis isolate Cc75 chromosome 9, C_canadensis_v1, whole genome shotgun sequence includes:
- the LOC122583797 gene encoding uncharacterized protein LOC122583797, with the protein MVAEAPFRPREELIERQRLFQSIHKHTHLKGPMDKITSVAIPVALAGSCLFLIGRGIYNMSHGIGKKE; encoded by the exons ATGGTGGCTGAGGCACCTTTTAGACCAAGAGAGGAGCTCATTGAAAGGCAAAGATTGTTTCAAAGCATCCACAAACACACCCATCTGAAAGGTCCAATGGACAAGATCACCTCGGTTGCCATCCCTGTGGCTCTTGCTGGTTCTTGCCTGTTCCTCATT GGACGGGGAATCTATAACATGTCTCATGGGATTGGAAAGAAAGAATGA